A single region of the Syntrophotaleaceae bacterium genome encodes:
- a CDS encoding glycoside hydrolase family 3 N-terminal domain-containing protein, with protein MMRRAWLILLGLGGLLVLGLGGLNPTFAKKDNSLPPDLKTKIGQMLMVGFQGGNIGADTAIVRAVRDWNLGGVLLLNYGGADGSSNIQSPQQLKSLIDSLQNLAVEPLFVAVDQEGGRISRLKPANGFPSLLSAADLGKKDDVELTARQAQICAAMLAAAGINLNFAPVVDLNLNPSNPVIGRLDRSYSPDPEKVVRHAGKIIEVHREYGVLCSLKHFPGHGSAGADSHLGFVDVTQIWQRQELVPFTRLIEARQADIIMTAHIFNARLDKNNPATLSRDTLTGLLRRQLNFQGVIISDDLMMGAIGKNYSYEDSLAKAINAGVDILLVSGGPKNLVPHTVETIQRMVVEGRIEVSRIEESSARIRALKQRLGEMRVEALRKVDAKAGREPDCYL; from the coding sequence ATGATGCGGCGCGCCTGGTTGATTTTGCTTGGCTTGGGGGGACTTCTGGTTTTGGGCCTGGGAGGATTAAACCCGACATTTGCTAAAAAAGATAATTCTCTTCCTCCTGATCTCAAAACGAAGATCGGCCAGATGTTGATGGTCGGTTTCCAGGGTGGAAATATCGGGGCCGATACGGCTATTGTCCGTGCAGTTCGTGACTGGAATCTGGGTGGCGTGTTGCTGCTGAATTACGGTGGAGCCGATGGCAGCAGCAATATTCAATCTCCACAGCAACTTAAAAGCCTGATCGATTCCCTGCAAAACCTGGCAGTCGAGCCGCTGTTCGTCGCCGTCGACCAGGAAGGGGGGCGCATCAGCCGCCTCAAGCCGGCCAATGGTTTTCCCTCCCTGTTGTCTGCAGCTGACTTGGGCAAAAAGGACGATGTGGAGTTGACCGCCCGGCAGGCGCAAATCTGTGCCGCCATGCTGGCGGCAGCCGGAATCAATCTCAACTTCGCCCCTGTGGTTGATCTGAATCTGAACCCCTCCAATCCTGTAATCGGTCGTTTGGATCGCAGTTATTCCCCTGATCCGGAAAAGGTTGTCAGGCATGCTGGAAAAATAATCGAAGTGCACCGTGAGTACGGGGTTCTGTGCAGCCTGAAACATTTCCCCGGTCACGGCAGTGCCGGCGCCGACAGCCATCTGGGATTCGTCGATGTCACACAAATTTGGCAACGACAGGAACTCGTCCCATTCACCCGCCTGATTGAAGCAAGACAAGCCGACATCATCATGACCGCGCATATATTCAATGCCCGTCTGGATAAAAACAATCCCGCCACCTTGTCCCGCGATACCCTGACCGGATTGTTGCGGCGCCAACTCAATTTTCAGGGGGTCATTATTTCCGATGACCTGATGATGGGGGCTATCGGGAAAAACTATTCCTACGAAGATTCCCTGGCAAAGGCCATCAATGCGGGTGTCGATATCCTGCTGGTGTCCGGCGGTCCGAAAAATCTTGTGCCGCATACGGTGGAAACGATTCAGCGCATGGTGGTCGAGGGGCGCATAGAGGTTTCGCGCATTGAAGAATCCAGTGCGCGGATAAGGGCTTTGAAGCAGAGGCTTGGGGAGATGAGGGTTGAGGCGTTGCGGAAAGTGGACGCCAAGGCTGGGAGGGAACCGGACTGCTATCTATGA
- a CDS encoding SUMF1/EgtB/PvdO family nonheme iron enzyme — MLQPGFQLGRYRIMQKLGAGGMADVFLAEDTTLGRQVALKVLPPELARDPERIARFEKEVRASAALHHPNIVTLFDVGHEGSSPYYTMALLPGGDLKQRIRQGLDPKQALTILLSLADALGYAHQQGFVHRDIKPENILFDAQDRPVLTDLGIARALGSGTRMTKTGMSIGTPHYMSPEQARGKEVDGRSDLYSLGVVLFEMLTGKVPYDAEDTYAVGLMHISDPVPELPGHLLNYQGLIDRLLAKSPEGRFADAAELMAAIDRVLGGEVLERSAPRTEIIASVSNDPPARNTGEGSPQRGGSNSGLAWGIGGALAALLLLGGIWLAQRPSGATAPSSTVSASRQDTADQQRQREIDRLLAEARQDLEALRLSSPEGNNALERYRRVLALDGGNRQARQGLERIVEKYLELCEEAIGQGKFGRAGTYLDKADSILPGAGGLSAARQRLAAAERQAEQQRQAALARARQTPRKGQTWTEPVTGMEFVWVPGGCFQMGSTDGDSDEKPVHEVCLDGFWMGKTEVTQGQWGKIMGSNPSRFKNGDNYPVEQVSWNDARDYIRKLGSRSGKTFRLPTEAEWEYAARSGGKAEKYAGGSNLDAVAWYDDNSGGKTHPVAQKRSNGLGLYDMSGNVWEWCHDWFDSSYYRNSPRNNPQGPTSGSDRVYRGGGWRSIAWYCRSAFRGRYEPGLRYGGLGFRLVLRSGQ; from the coding sequence ATGCTGCAACCGGGCTTCCAACTCGGTCGATACCGCATAATGCAAAAACTCGGCGCCGGGGGGATGGCCGACGTCTTTCTGGCCGAGGACACCACCCTCGGCCGCCAGGTGGCGCTCAAGGTGCTGCCGCCCGAACTGGCCCGCGATCCCGAGCGTATCGCCCGTTTCGAAAAAGAGGTGCGCGCCAGCGCCGCCCTGCATCATCCCAACATCGTCACCCTGTTCGACGTGGGCCATGAAGGCAGCAGTCCCTATTACACCATGGCCCTGCTGCCCGGCGGCGATCTCAAGCAGCGCATCCGTCAGGGCCTCGATCCCAAACAGGCCCTGACGATTCTCCTTTCCCTGGCCGATGCCCTCGGCTACGCCCACCAGCAGGGTTTCGTCCACCGCGACATCAAGCCCGAAAACATCCTCTTCGATGCTCAGGACCGGCCGGTGCTCACCGATCTCGGCATCGCCCGGGCGCTCGGCAGCGGCACCCGCATGACCAAAACCGGCATGAGCATCGGCACGCCCCACTACATGAGCCCCGAGCAGGCCCGGGGTAAGGAGGTGGACGGCCGCAGCGACCTCTACAGTCTGGGCGTGGTGCTGTTCGAGATGCTCACCGGCAAGGTGCCCTATGACGCCGAGGATACCTATGCCGTGGGGCTGATGCATATCAGTGATCCGGTGCCGGAGCTGCCTGGCCATCTGCTGAACTATCAGGGCCTTATTGACCGTTTGCTGGCCAAGAGTCCGGAGGGGCGTTTCGCCGATGCCGCGGAGTTGATGGCGGCCATCGATCGGGTGTTGGGCGGGGAGGTTTTGGAACGTTCCGCGCCTCGAACCGAGATCATAGCCAGTGTCAGCAACGATCCGCCCGCACGGAATACCGGCGAAGGCAGCCCTCAACGGGGCGGATCGAACAGCGGTCTCGCCTGGGGCATCGGCGGAGCGCTGGCGGCGTTACTTTTGCTTGGCGGCATCTGGTTGGCCCAGCGGCCTTCCGGAGCGACGGCTCCGTCATCGACGGTTTCCGCGTCCCGGCAGGACACCGCTGACCAGCAACGGCAAAGGGAGATCGACCGTTTGCTGGCCGAAGCGCGGCAGGATCTGGAGGCCCTGCGGTTGAGCAGTCCGGAAGGCAACAACGCCCTGGAGCGCTATCGCAGGGTGCTCGCGCTCGATGGCGGGAACCGGCAGGCCAGGCAAGGATTGGAGCGGATTGTCGAGAAGTATCTGGAGTTGTGCGAGGAGGCGATCGGGCAGGGGAAATTCGGCAGGGCAGGGACTTATTTGGACAAGGCTGATTCGATTCTGCCGGGGGCCGGTGGTTTGAGCGCAGCCCGGCAGCGGTTGGCTGCGGCCGAGAGGCAGGCCGAGCAGCAGCGCCAGGCGGCGCTGGCCCGGGCCCGGCAGACGCCCCGCAAGGGCCAGACCTGGACCGAACCGGTGACCGGCATGGAGTTCGTCTGGGTGCCTGGGGGGTGTTTTCAAATGGGTTCGACCGATGGTGACTCGGACGAAAAACCGGTGCACGAGGTGTGCTTGGATGGCTTCTGGATGGGCAAGACCGAGGTGACCCAGGGGCAGTGGGGGAAGATCATGGGCAGCAATCCGTCCCGTTTCAAAAACGGTGATAACTATCCCGTTGAACAGGTCAGTTGGAACGACGCCCGGGATTATATTCGTAAACTCGGGTCGCGCAGCGGCAAGACTTTCCGCCTGCCGACCGAGGCAGAGTGGGAATATGCGGCGCGCAGTGGTGGAAAAGCCGAGAAGTATGCCGGTGGAAGCAACCTCGATGCGGTGGCGTGGTACGACGACAACAGCGGCGGCAAGACCCACCCGGTGGCACAGAAGCGGTCCAATGGCCTGGGTCTGTACGACATGAGCGGCAATGTGTGGGAATGGTGTCACGACTGGTTCGACAGCAGTTATTACCGCAATAGTCCGCGCAACAATCCTCAGGGGCCTACGTCGGGCTCCGACCGCGTCTACCGCGGCGGCGGCTGGCGCAGCATCGCCTGGTACTGCCGTTCGGCCTTTCGCGGCAGGTACGAGCCGGGCCTTCGCTACGGCGGCCTCGGCTTCCGCCTGGTTTTGCGCTCAGGTCAGTGA
- a CDS encoding DUF4203 domain-containing protein, giving the protein MKLQALRFFGFFCGAMLLLQLVPEQACALGRFGGHDLARLWGEAIHILRRPPMPVTIGAYIAGGLCLVYGFRIYQFVVMLPGFLLGGLAGFVLGAMQWGEIAGVLVALVGACFGAGLAWGLHQLAIFILGAVGGGIIVIAVSETVWNTTPDELIILIGALLGGGLLLYLAKAFIIVKSSFIGALLIAYGAGQLVNPIIWIALTLLGIGIQFGVARVFRLKIGSEDEGTSVVAKKEVTPPPLQKADPARLPVPAWNLAVFQDGSHIATYQLDTGIYCLGRDDEAHFRVEDDAVSRRHLEITVSEQGEVQLQDLGSANGTWKLGQQLITEDTPECGTWYQMGRAQVVFQRG; this is encoded by the coding sequence ATGAAACTTCAGGCACTGCGTTTCTTCGGCTTTTTTTGCGGAGCCATGCTGCTGCTGCAACTTGTTCCCGAGCAGGCCTGCGCTCTCGGCCGGTTTGGCGGCCATGACCTGGCCCGGCTCTGGGGCGAGGCGATCCATATCCTTCGGCGGCCACCGATGCCCGTTACCATCGGGGCTTATATCGCCGGCGGGCTCTGCCTGGTCTACGGTTTTCGGATCTACCAGTTTGTCGTCATGCTTCCGGGCTTTTTGCTCGGCGGCCTTGCCGGCTTCGTATTGGGCGCAATGCAATGGGGCGAAATCGCTGGTGTGCTGGTGGCCTTGGTGGGCGCGTGTTTCGGCGCAGGGCTCGCCTGGGGCCTGCATCAGTTGGCTATCTTTATTCTGGGCGCCGTCGGCGGGGGAATCATTGTTATTGCCGTCTCCGAAACGGTTTGGAACACCACGCCTGACGAACTGATTATCCTTATCGGCGCGTTGCTCGGCGGGGGTCTGCTTTTATACCTCGCCAAGGCTTTTATTATCGTCAAATCCTCCTTCATCGGTGCGCTCCTGATCGCCTACGGTGCCGGCCAACTGGTCAACCCCATCATCTGGATCGCCCTGACCCTGCTGGGCATCGGCATCCAGTTCGGGGTGGCGCGTGTGTTCCGATTAAAGATCGGGTCCGAGGACGAGGGCACGTCTGTCGTAGCGAAAAAAGAAGTGACGCCACCACCCCTTCAGAAAGCGGATCCGGCCCGGTTGCCCGTTCCAGCCTGGAACCTTGCGGTTTTTCAGGACGGCAGCCACATTGCGACCTACCAACTGGATACGGGAATCTACTGTCTGGGGCGTGATGATGAGGCGCATTTCCGGGTCGAGGATGATGCGGTTTCCCGGCGGCATCTGGAGATTACCGTTTCGGAACAAGGGGAGGTCCAGCTGCAGGACCTCGGCTCCGCCAACGGTACCTGGAAGCTGGGGCAGCAGCTCATTACGGAGGACACACCCGAATGCGGCACCTGGTACCAGATGGGCAGGGCGCAGGTGGTGTTTCAGCGAGGGTAG
- a CDS encoding putative quinol monooxygenase encodes MVALVVKIQMKAELRDQFIKEMLADAIGSEKVEPGCLMFNIVNDAADPNTLYLFEVYKDADAVEVHKNTPHFLKWLETTKDWLAAPLEIMPCNMIYPPPNSWAKRPAPEM; translated from the coding sequence ATGGTTGCGCTTGTGGTGAAGATTCAGATGAAAGCCGAATTACGCGATCAGTTCATCAAAGAGATGTTGGCCGATGCCATCGGTTCGGAAAAGGTTGAGCCGGGTTGTCTGATGTTCAACATCGTCAACGACGCCGCTGATCCCAACACCCTCTACCTGTTCGAAGTATACAAAGATGCCGACGCGGTAGAGGTTCATAAGAACACCCCGCATTTCCTGAAGTGGCTGGAAACAACCAAGGACTGGCTTGCCGCACCCCTCGAAATCATGCCCTGCAACATGATCTACCCTCCGCCGAACAGCTGGGCGAAACGTCCCGCTCCCGAGATGTAA
- a CDS encoding reverse transcriptase/maturase family protein, translated as MKRTGNLYPKIAEPDNLRLAFNKAVRGKRSRNEVIRFQRRLDENLAELHRQLIEERVAVGDYRFFTVHDPKQRLICAAAFPERVLHHAVMNVCEPVLDAYALDDSYACRKGKGSQRALERARYFTGRYGWYLKLDIRRYFDSIDHAVLLGLLRRRFKDRRLLALLERIFDSYETCPGKGLPIGNLVSQHMANFYLGYLDHWLKEERRVPGYVRYMDDFVLFADEKQRLLQELAQIRRFLEERLQLALKDNVQLNRCRRGLPFLGFRVLPGSIRLAPRSRRRFVEKFCHYEGLWNEGVWDESTLARHMTPLVEFTRAGRATGFRRHVLEQYGVPF; from the coding sequence ATGAAGAGGACAGGCAACCTCTATCCGAAGATCGCTGAGCCGGACAACCTGCGACTGGCCTTTAACAAGGCCGTGCGCGGCAAACGAAGCCGGAACGAGGTGATCCGTTTTCAGCGCAGGCTGGATGAAAACCTGGCTGAATTACATCGGCAGCTGATCGAGGAGCGAGTTGCCGTTGGCGACTACCGCTTCTTTACCGTGCACGACCCGAAGCAGCGTTTGATCTGTGCGGCGGCCTTCCCGGAACGGGTTCTGCACCATGCCGTCATGAACGTTTGCGAACCGGTGCTCGACGCCTATGCGCTGGATGATTCCTACGCCTGTCGCAAGGGCAAGGGCAGCCAACGAGCCTTGGAGCGGGCACGGTATTTCACCGGGCGTTACGGCTGGTACTTGAAACTCGACATCCGCCGCTATTTCGACAGCATCGATCATGCGGTGCTGCTCGGTCTGCTCAGACGCCGTTTCAAGGACAGGAGGTTGTTGGCGCTGTTAGAGCGAATTTTCGATAGTTACGAAACATGCCCCGGCAAGGGGCTGCCCATCGGCAACCTGGTTTCACAACACATGGCCAACTTCTATTTGGGATATCTCGACCATTGGCTTAAAGAAGAGCGCCGAGTGCCCGGCTATGTGCGTTACATGGACGATTTTGTGCTGTTCGCCGATGAAAAACAACGCCTGCTCCAGGAATTGGCCCAGATCCGGCGCTTTTTGGAGGAACGGCTGCAACTCGCGCTGAAGGACAATGTGCAACTTAACCGCTGCCGCCGGGGGTTGCCATTTCTGGGGTTTCGGGTTTTGCCGGGGAGTATTCGGCTGGCGCCGCGCAGCCGCAGGCGGTTTGTGGAAAAATTTTGCCATTACGAAGGCTTGTGGAATGAAGGTGTCTGGGATGAATCCACCCTGGCGCGCCATATGACGCCGTTGGTGGAATTTACCCGGGCCGGCAGGGCAACAGGATTCAGAAGACACGTTCTGGAACAATATGGGGTGCCGTTCTAA
- a CDS encoding formylglycine-generating enzyme family protein, with product MKSFNIVLLTVVSQLLLLSGTGMAAELKTIRVSDQGQVYEIPLEGWDFKRHCGSAWCPVQDIGILALLSQARDGYKQTLAPDLYPHQDLSRSLSKLMTASQYKQGLNQFDQALTNVAGSYIGTALRTAAGDPTASVNIVTGAIATTAAAGSEMGRAEALGVGLYFGKVAEISAKKAADFQNRYFIQSPVGWSQTKSIPLSELKEAAGHAHKALRLSAPAGALMTKVTYRDGWDTFSSFLRNTYYAATPGGYGDVLSTMDSMGSVGEGAILSVQALKAFDRAINTGFGNPFETDIAIYREQVIACSGLKEEPRQAEQPQSRQTPTPARSWTEPVTGMEFVWVPGGCFQMGSPASEESRYIEEAQHEVCVDGFLIGKYEVTQGQWWEIMGSNPSCFKNGDNYPVERVSWDDAQDYIRKLGLRSGKSFRLPTEAEWEYAARAGTTTPFAFGRTITPDQVNYDGKYPYGNAPKGLYRKKTTPVGSFKANVFGLHDMHGNVWEWCQDRYGEDYYRNSPRSNPQGPASGSSRVIRGGSWDINAKICRSASRNGIRPRIHGYDLGFRLVLSAGQ from the coding sequence ATGAAATCTTTCAATATTGTTTTGCTGACAGTTGTCAGCCAACTCCTGCTCCTGTCGGGTACCGGCATGGCAGCCGAGCTGAAAACCATCCGGGTCAGCGACCAGGGGCAGGTTTACGAAATACCCCTTGAAGGATGGGATTTCAAGCGGCATTGCGGCTCGGCCTGGTGCCCGGTTCAGGACATCGGCATCCTGGCGCTGCTGTCGCAGGCGCGGGATGGCTACAAACAGACCCTGGCGCCGGACCTTTATCCTCATCAGGATCTTTCCCGGTCCTTGAGTAAATTGATGACCGCTTCCCAGTACAAACAGGGGCTGAACCAGTTCGATCAGGCGCTGACCAATGTGGCCGGCAGTTACATCGGCACCGCTCTGCGAACCGCGGCCGGGGACCCCACCGCTTCCGTCAATATCGTCACCGGGGCCATCGCCACCACTGCCGCGGCAGGCAGCGAGATGGGACGAGCGGAGGCCTTGGGCGTAGGGCTGTATTTCGGAAAGGTGGCCGAGATCTCCGCCAAAAAAGCGGCCGACTTTCAGAACCGGTACTTTATTCAGTCGCCCGTGGGGTGGAGCCAGACGAAATCCATCCCCCTCTCGGAACTCAAGGAGGCCGCCGGGCATGCCCATAAAGCTTTGCGCCTGTCCGCCCCCGCCGGGGCATTGATGACAAAGGTCACCTACCGCGACGGTTGGGACACCTTTTCCAGCTTTCTTCGAAATACCTATTACGCGGCGACTCCGGGCGGTTATGGCGATGTGCTCAGCACCATGGACTCGATGGGATCCGTGGGGGAAGGCGCCATCCTTTCGGTTCAGGCTCTCAAGGCTTTCGACCGCGCCATCAATACCGGATTCGGCAATCCCTTTGAAACCGATATCGCGATTTATCGGGAGCAGGTGATCGCATGCAGCGGGCTCAAGGAGGAACCACGCCAGGCAGAGCAGCCCCAGTCCAGGCAGACCCCAACTCCGGCCAGGAGTTGGACCGAGCCGGTCACGGGCATGGAGTTCGTTTGGGTGCCGGGGGGGTGTTTTCAGATGGGGAGTCCGGCTAGTGAAGAAAGCCGTTATATCGAAGAGGCGCAGCACGAGGTGTGTGTGGACGGTTTCTTGATAGGGAAATACGAGGTCACCCAGGGTCAGTGGTGGGAGATCATGGGCAGCAACCCTTCGTGTTTCAAAAACGGCGATAACTATCCCGTGGAGCGGGTCAGTTGGGATGATGCGCAGGATTACATCCGCAAACTCGGCTTGCGCAGTGGCAAGTCTTTCCGCCTGCCGACCGAGGCCGAGTGGGAGTATGCAGCTCGGGCCGGTACCACGACGCCCTTTGCATTTGGCCGCACTATCACCCCGGATCAAGTCAACTACGACGGCAAGTATCCTTATGGCAATGCGCCCAAGGGGCTTTACCGGAAAAAGACCACGCCGGTCGGATCTTTTAAGGCCAACGTCTTTGGTTTGCACGATATGCACGGCAACGTTTGGGAATGGTGCCAGGATCGATACGGCGAAGACTACTACCGCAACAGTCCGCGCAGCAATCCGCAAGGACCCGCATCAGGCTCCAGCCGTGTCATACGCGGCGGCAGTTGGGACATCAACGCCAAGATCTGCCGCTCTGCCAGTCGCAACGGGATCAGGCCCCGCATTCACGGATACGATCTGGGTTTCCGGCTGGTCCTGTCCGCAGGTCAGTGA
- a CDS encoding HRDC domain-containing protein, giving the protein MQWKFYRIPVNNCDSAEEEFNRFLRGQRVLAVHREFVAQGESSYWALAVEYLPGEKGSAGTRETKRKQRVDYRELLSQQEFVRFAKLREWRKTVAQEEAVPVYTILTNEQLAEIARNACRTLKQLAAIAGIGPGRLEKYGKGILSLMQEGLDEEDRQPLSEDR; this is encoded by the coding sequence ATGCAATGGAAATTCTACAGGATCCCGGTAAATAACTGCGACTCGGCCGAGGAAGAATTCAATCGGTTTTTACGCGGTCAACGGGTGTTGGCCGTGCACCGGGAGTTTGTCGCGCAGGGTGAAAGCTCCTATTGGGCCTTGGCTGTTGAATATCTGCCCGGCGAAAAGGGCTCCGCCGGTACACGCGAAACCAAACGGAAACAGCGGGTCGATTACCGGGAATTGTTGTCTCAGCAAGAGTTTGTACGTTTTGCTAAGTTGCGCGAGTGGCGTAAAACTGTAGCGCAGGAGGAGGCCGTACCGGTTTATACCATCCTGACCAACGAACAGCTGGCCGAGATTGCCCGCAACGCTTGCCGGACCCTGAAGCAACTGGCGGCCATTGCCGGGATCGGTCCGGGGCGGCTGGAGAAATACGGCAAGGGCATTTTGTCTTTGATGCAAGAGGGATTGGATGAAGAGGACAGGCAACCTCTATCCGAAGATCGCTGA
- a CDS encoding serine/threonine-protein kinase, giving the protein MLQPGPQLGRYRILQKLGAGGMADVFLAEDTTLGRQVALKVLPPELARDPERIARFEKEVRASAALHHPNIVTLFEVGHTGSSPYYAMALLSGGDLKQKIRAGLHPEQALEILRQLADALDYAHVKGFVHRDIKPENILFDERDRPILTDLGIAKALGSGTQMTKTGMSIGTPHYMSPEQARGQAVDGRSDLYSLGVVLYEMLTGRVPFDAQDSFAVAYAHINEPVPRLPQHLEAYQGLIDGLLAKSPEQRFGDAGALMVAVGQVQTGQMPERPSPKTEILPQVVIEEVGESSVAPSDRGAGKNRGLQWGIAGALLALLLVGGIWLAQRTSPSLGVDGSVGVTSRVSANSDTEINPQTSPLEDKTPLLTDQESHAEQKRRRVGILLEKAQIDLQKQRLTKPVGNCAFEKYEEILRLDPGNQQAIGGLDRIADAYETLGQRELDRHNQVGAVEFCGSFREVVLMRMKYSSFSDARSFNAWFKVRHSMSEGCFTDGWGAFAKVGQFDRARREINDKEAFFTKLMDLPNIQKAIGTETLKEMRSKISVDLRRDREGLATIKESAQ; this is encoded by the coding sequence ATGCTGCAACCGGGGCCTCAACTCGGGCGTTACCGCATACTGCAAAAACTTGGCGCCGGCGGGATGGCCGACGTATTTTTGGCCGAGGATACCACCCTCGGCCGCCAGGTGGCCCTCAAGGTGCTGCCGCCGGAGCTGGCCCGCGATCCCGAGCGGATCGCGCGCTTCGAAAAAGAGGTGCGCGCCAGCGCCGCTCTGCATCATCCCAACATCGTGACCCTGTTCGAGGTCGGCCATACAGGCAGCAGCCCCTATTACGCCATGGCCCTGCTGTCCGGCGGCGATCTCAAGCAGAAGATCCGCGCCGGCTTGCACCCCGAACAGGCCCTCGAAATCCTCCGCCAACTCGCCGACGCCCTCGACTACGCCCATGTCAAGGGCTTCGTCCACCGCGACATCAAGCCCGAAAACATCCTCTTCGACGAACGGGATCGGCCGATCCTCACCGACCTCGGCATCGCCAAGGCCCTCGGCAGCGGCACCCAGATGACCAAGACCGGCATGAGCATCGGCACGCCCCACTACATGAGCCCCGAGCAGGCAAGGGGTCAGGCGGTGGATGGGCGCTCGGATCTCTACAGCCTTGGGGTGGTGCTCTACGAGATGCTCACCGGTCGGGTGCCCTTCGACGCCCAGGACAGCTTTGCCGTGGCCTATGCCCATATCAATGAGCCGGTGCCTCGGCTGCCGCAGCATCTGGAGGCTTATCAAGGGCTGATCGATGGGCTGCTGGCGAAAAGTCCCGAGCAGCGTTTTGGTGATGCCGGGGCGTTGATGGTTGCTGTCGGGCAAGTGCAGACAGGCCAGATGCCGGAACGACCTTCGCCTAAGACCGAGATCCTGCCGCAGGTGGTCATCGAGGAAGTTGGGGAATCTTCCGTTGCACCCTCGGACAGAGGCGCGGGTAAAAACAGGGGTCTTCAATGGGGCATTGCCGGGGCCTTGCTGGCTTTGCTGCTGGTCGGGGGCATCTGGCTGGCTCAGCGGACGTCCCCTTCCCTAGGGGTGGATGGTTCGGTTGGTGTTACTTCACGAGTATCTGCGAATTCTGACACTGAAATAAATCCTCAAACTTCCCCTTTAGAAGATAAGACTCCCCTTTTGACAGATCAAGAGTCCCATGCTGAGCAAAAACGAAGGCGTGTCGGAATATTGTTGGAAAAGGCTCAAATCGATTTGCAAAAGCAACGGTTGACTAAGCCTGTTGGGAATTGCGCTTTTGAAAAGTATGAAGAAATTTTGCGCCTGGATCCCGGCAATCAGCAAGCGATTGGAGGCTTGGATCGTATTGCAGATGCATATGAAACCTTGGGCCAACGGGAATTGGACCGACATAACCAGGTAGGAGCTGTAGAGTTTTGTGGATCTTTCCGTGAAGTAGTTTTGATGCGAATGAAATACTCTAGTTTTTCTGATGCCCGTAGTTTTAATGCTTGGTTTAAAGTCCGACACTCAATGAGTGAAGGATGTTTCACTGACGGTTGGGGAGCGTTTGCAAAGGTTGGACAGTTCGACCGGGCACGGCGCGAAATTAATGATAAAGAGGCTTTCTTTACAAAACTAATGGATTTACCAAATATTCAAAAAGCTATCGGGACCGAAACGCTCAAAGAAATGCGCAGCAAGATAAGTGTCGATTTGCGACGAGATCGTGAAGGTTTGGCAACAATTAAGGAGAGTGCTCAGTAG
- a CDS encoding transposase gives MRNFQSRNLRKGRISQPGNHYLLTAKTHNRRPVFRDLQAARCCIRALRHQQEAGRVNSLAFVVMPDHLHWLVELRSGNLADVMRLVKGYVARTINRQTGSTGPLWQSGYHDHALRSDEDLREIARYVVANPVRAGLVESVWAYPHWDAVWVE, from the coding sequence ATGCGCAACTTCCAAAGCAGAAACCTGCGCAAGGGCCGGATATCCCAACCGGGCAACCATTATCTCCTAACGGCCAAGACCCATAACCGGCGCCCGGTATTCCGCGACCTTCAGGCCGCCCGCTGTTGCATCCGGGCTTTGCGCCACCAGCAGGAAGCCGGCCGTGTGAATTCCCTGGCTTTTGTGGTGATGCCGGATCATCTGCACTGGCTGGTTGAATTGCGCAGCGGAAACCTGGCGGATGTGATGCGCTTGGTGAAGGGGTATGTCGCCAGGACCATCAACCGGCAAACCGGAAGCACGGGGCCGCTCTGGCAATCGGGCTATCACGACCACGCCCTGCGGTCGGATGAGGATCTCAGGGAGATAGCCCGGTATGTCGTGGCCAATCCGGTCAGGGCCGGGCTGGTAGAGTCGGTCTGGGCCTATCCCCATTGGGATGCGGTTTGGGTGGAGTGA